In Hemibagrus wyckioides isolate EC202008001 linkage group LG12, SWU_Hwy_1.0, whole genome shotgun sequence, the genomic stretch AAATCCGTAATGAATTTAGAAATCACGCTGATTCTCATTCAcataagttgctcaaaagctcctggttacacagttCCGCTTGACTATACATAGCTTTTGTAAGGAAATTATTTAATCACACTCTAtggtgtcactcagatgaggttcctgtttgagtctggttcctctcaaggtttcttcgtCATATcgtctcagagagtttttcctgctcactgttgcctctggcttcctcattagggataaatataaatttcagTTTTAACCTatgtaatttttatattttgagacaatgtctaacAACACTATTGATTACTGCCTCTTGCAGTAATAGCCCTTATGCCCTTTGTTACAGTATCAAGTGTGTGCACTAGAGggcacacaatttttttttattagcagaTAATGATAGTCAACATAACAACAAATATTATAGCAATACTGTAAGAATAACACTTTGGATTATCTAAGAGAATGAACCACAGTGTCTTATCTAAACCTCAaacttttaaatgtatttttccttcatttattcaAGATCTCATCAGTCTCATCAGAACTGAAATctaatgtctttttttatttattgaaatataaattattacaataatGGCATAGACCAAATCAAGAAAACAACCTTTACATAACACCTTTTTATTATATGGGGCTCCTTGatgtcagtctcagtgtccttgttattattattatttttttttaatattgttttggaCAGACTTGCCCATGACTCTTCTCTAGAAAAGAAGCTTCAATTAAACACTGTTTTGTAAAACGaggacttatttattttaaaccattCCTAGACAGAATGCTGGAGTCATCCTGTTGGCCATGCTTTATATTGATGTTTTCCTAACTGCATTAGTTAAAACGAATTGCATGTATTGTACACAAAGTCATAACAAACATCAACCACATAACTAACACATGTATAAACTGATGTTTAGCTTCTTCTTACTGTGCGGCTTTTTAAACGTTAACCACATACTTCCCTGTCACTATGACTCTTGCAGTTCTCCTGAAACTGGACCATCCTCCACAGTTCCTGAACCTGTGTCTTTAGACTGTGAGGTCTGCCCTTCGAAGTCTTCAGCTAGAGCTCTAGCGTAGACCCGAGACAGGCTTTGTTTAAAGCGCCGCCTCTTGTCCAGCCCCATACAGAAGTACAGAATTGGGTTAACACAGCTGTTAATATAGGCTATACCACTAGCAATGGGCAGTCCCACTTTCACCGCTTGGCTCTTGCTATCCACCATTTTGGCCAAAAGGAGAAAGTGATAAGGCCCCCAGCAGAGGAAGAATGCACAGACCAAACCAGCAAGAATTCGAAGAGGCCGTGATTTCTGCAGGATTCGTGTTCTCTGTATCCCTAAACCAGCTAGAACATAGCAGATCAGGATGACGAGGAAAGGCAACAAAAATCCACATAAGAAGCGAATGCTGTACAAAGCCAGCTTAGTTCTGTTGTCACCTTCAGGTGATTCCGGCACCTGTGGAATTAAGTAAAATAGTTAAGGAGAACAGATAATCTAtatttaaaccaacaaatgGTCAAACATTTTAATGCCTCCTTATATTGGACTCCTTAcagaacaagaataaaaaatgtcTGTAAATTTAAAGGAAAGGTAAAAAAGATTTTTACCTCCACGCCACACTTGCTGAAGTTGTTCTTGCCTGTGTATACTTGACGGTAGACATAATACGGTGCACTGAAGATCACTGCCACCATCCAAACCCCAACGCTGATGAGTCTAGCTGCACATAGAGTTCGCCGCTGCCTGCTGAACACTGGCTGCCAAACACAAACCGCCCGGTCCAGACTAATGACGGCCAGGATGAAAACACTGCAGAACATATTGGTGTACTTGAAGAATCCATTGAACTTGCAGAGGAACACACCAAAGGGCCAATAATCATAGAAGAGTTTCTTAATCAAGGAAGTGACACGAGTGAGGCAGAAAATCAGGTCTGCTACAGCCAAGTTGGCCAGCCAAACATTGGTCACGCTGGCTTTTAGACGGAATCCGGTCATCCAGATGACCACAGCATTTCCAGTGATGCCAAAAAGTACAGTGATTGTGTAAAAGACAATAGTGATGTATGCTGTAACAGCTTCGATGTCTACTGTGGTTTTGCCATTTTTGCTGGAGGCTTCAGCATCAGGAAGGAGGATGAACCTGTCAGTTGATGTCATTCTGCTGCAATAAAACAGCAAAATgttgtattatgtgactgttcTAATTATAAGCTTCTCCTGCCATAAGTATGATTAGatcttttttcctcctcacacatcatgattttctttcctttcacaTGACAATTTCCACTTCTCCAACCCCGACAGTCCCTTACTCAGTGTCTGCTTCTAAGCAAATGTTTTAGGAGGAACAGGTTTAAAAAAGGCATGTAGCCCTCTCACCCCTCatgaaaaacagaacagagtcTCAAATCTATTCCAACCTTTACATTTATAACAGCTATAGATCTCCTTTTTGAGTTCATCTCTAGCGCTCAGGGGAACATGatcatattatttaaaaaaaatctttgaaatacatttttgtagATTTTTCTCTATGAAGTAATGTCTGCTCGAACATTCTGATATCATCTAAACCATAATGAACTTAGGGTTAGTAGTGAATATTTAGTTTCCTATGGATTTAATTTTGTTGGATGCCTTATGGGTTCAATGCTTTTGCTAGATCAGAGTAATAATACTCATAAATATATCCTTAAATGTCCAGCAAATCccaaaattattaattaattaatttctctCACAATTATAGGTATCGTTTAATTCACTGGTACCGTAGAGATGTGGTCAGAGCTCCTGGATGATTAGAAGGCAGCGTTTTTATCTCTCACAGCCTCAGAAGTATTATGTTTGCACAGCTGATGAAAGTCTGTTGTCTGAAATGTTCCTTTTGTTTCTACACTGAAATTGTTCTAGCGCTAAATTTAATCTGAATAATGTaaattttgtttacatttcatttatgcATCTATAGATGCATTCACTAATACAATTTAGAATATTATATCCATGCAGATATTGACATAAGTTAAGTTCTTACCTGTAAGTTTTGTTGGTTGTTGGTGagttgctgtttttatttcttttatctaAACAAAAACCAGCATTATAAAACGTAATGATGAATGTTAAAGCTGAATCTACATTAATGACCTGCCTAAGACACTTAACTCAGGTCTAAGCTCTACTTACATGTTTTCTTAcatcctcttctttctttcttttttttttttaaatcacccTAAGCACTGACTTAAGACAGAAAAAGGGGAGGTGACACACTGCAGGCTCCTCCCTCCAACCCAATATCTAATAACTtgctacacactgcacaaaattctcatttaaaatatttctttttctaagAATACTAATATACCATATAATATATTGTAAGCTAAGgcatattttactatttttaatgaCTACTTTCAAGTGTCTGATAATTTTGCTTATTTCTAGAAATTAACGCTTTATAGTAGCAAAATAATCTGAAAATTGAAAGTTGTCAttaaaaagagtaaaatatGCCTAGAAATAGGATTAataatcttattattttattttaagtttaatttttttctgaaaacatTTCTCTTGTATTATATGTTAAGATGTAAtctgttgccaaaagttttaggatgTCTGCCTTTGCATGTTGTCCCTCCCttcagcttcaactcttctgttaagggatttccacaaggtttacgAGTGaccatttttgaccattcctctagaagcgcatttgtgaggtcaggcagtgatgttggatgagaaggtctccactctaattcatcccaaaggtgttctatggggttgaggtcaggactccacctatccctaccttctgcatcctcaacacttacacccactagcttcatatcctcatttattacatccatatacctcctctttggccttcctctgttcctcctgcctggcagctccatgtccaacattctcctaccaatatactcactctccctcctctgaacatgtccaaaccatcttaatctgtcctccctaactttgttccccaaacgtccaacatgagctgtccctctgatgtcctTGTTCCTAAttctgtccaaccgtgtcactcccaaagagaaccacaacatcttcagctctgctaccaccagctctgactcctgtctctgtctcactgacCTGTGtagaatataataattaaatacaaattcaaTTTTCAAATAGAACTACTACTTATAATAATGtcaatataacaatatataacatttataacaacaatgctacaactactacttctactaataacaacaataataatgtttaatcaagcataataatagttataaagGCAAGTTAGAGCCCAAGGACTGCAGAAACAGGAACTGCTACATCACAGTGGTACATTTATGTGTCAAGAGATCAAGAGATGGAAGGGAAAGTCTGCTGACCAAGCAGAGAGCAAAAGCTAATAAAACGCCGTAGAAACGATGATTAAACGTCTACTGGAAACTACATCTCCACACAGACAGGATTGGTGGAGGCTCTCTCCTGGCTGGAGAACAGGATATCTTTCATCCTCACCGGATACAgagtaattgtttttatttatctctcCGCACTTTTGTCCCAGTTTCTCAATACCTTCAGTAGTTTTCTGAAGTAGCTACTAAACTAGATAACACTTTTGCTTCAGGAGTCTGTCATTGTGTCACTTTTACACTCACTGGCACTATTAATTCTTCCACTGTCTTATTTATAATTTGAAAAACAGTATTTTGCAACTATGGTGCTCgctgctgctgtggatagatctgtggactgctgtggatagaaacACGTGGAGACAATCACTGTCTCTGAACTGCCGTTGCCTCAgtcaaggaattagtgttaagtctataatgaactcagaaactacactgacctttTAGTTcttcaagagctcttggttgcacaattccatgtgactataaactgttgtagaaaggacattatcaacatttacattatttcctgtccagtgtcacccaaatgagcaTGAGGTTCTCTTCTAAGTCTCTCAGGGTTCCTCGGATCATCTCAGGAAGTtattcctcaccaccatcacccgaGGCTTCTCATTAATGTCTTCTCATTAATAAATGTTAGATTAACTTTAagctttataatttttttctgtgtttctataCTGTAAATgcgctttgagacaatatccattgttaaaagtgctatacaaataaattgaattgaattgaatatttgaTGGTCCATAATCCGAGCGTTCTACAGGCTGGTGTATGTTACCCACTTACTGCTGCCCTCTAGTGCAATAAAAGGTAGTTGTTTAGATTTTCTTTGCATGTGCCTTAATCTTCATAGTTCACACTTCTGAGTCTGTGATTGTTGCTATTGCATGTGGTACAGATACAGATCAGAACATCACTGGAACATTTGTTCTCTGTGTTACTGTCTAGAGGACAGAGGACATGGTGCATCatccttttttaaaaagttactTCATTTTCTTCTCAAGGCTAAATTTCATCAGCAGTGTGTACATTCCTCTCTGGCACCAACCTTACAGCATTTCTGCTAagtcatttcctgttttgtcTCCTTGCATTAGTTATCTGACACTTAGAAATATTACTTCATTTGCTTAGGTTCATAAAccacttcctctttttttttttatcatcatcttccATCTCAAGGGCTACTTCACAGTCATTTATTGACtcatttttctgtctgttttgtaCCATAACGGCCAACGCTGCATCATGATTGAACTCTGAGTGCTGATCTTTTGTGCTTTTTAGACTTCCACAGTTACTTGATCTCAGATTGTTGTTATAAGAGAAAGAGCTACCTGGGGCATTTGGTCAGTTTAGTATTACATGGTTTAAGTTGTCTTACTTtgcttttggatttgttttcctTTACAGTGAGATCTGGTGTTTCCAGCAAGTGCACTGGACCGGACCAGGAAAGGTCCATCGACATCCTGCAGATCCATGCTAAGATGCAGGATGACAATGTTATCATAGCACAGGGTCTCAGGAGCTGGGATAAATGTAGCCTCAGCAACGTCATATTCATCCGAAAATACGTTCTCCTGTTTGCAAGGCTAATCAGacccatcctcctcctcttcaggAATGTAGGCCCTTCATGATCTTTAAATTTTGTTGACATCGTTGCATACTTGATCTGTTTCCTCAGTGTGGAAAGTATTCTTAGCACAAGTTGTTTTTGCTTAGTAGCTAGTTTGGAGGTTAGTAACTGAGGTTAAGGGCTAGCTGCTGCTGTGAACTCGACTTCAAAGAAAGTCTCCATTTCTTTAAAATTGTTCCTCCTATGGTAAAGGACAGGTTCTTTATGTCCCAGCAGTTGAGTTGTTAGCTTGAATTAACTGTTAATCCAGACCCCAATGGCAGCTATGTAAAGGTTGAACATTTTGATTGAAGTGAGAATAATGAtagcattttctttttatacaactgagcttTAAGAGTCTTGTTCAGGGGCTCAGTAGTGGCAGCTTTGGATTTGAACTCTCGACCTTCTGAGCTGTAACTggacaccttaaccactaggcTACCTCATCATACATTGAGGGTCCTCATTGTTACATAGGTCACGGTCAGTCAACATGATTTGGCTTCTGAGGTCTGTGCTTGAAAGAGAACGCTGCTTTTGTAAACTCCTGCTAAATTATACCCCACCATGGCAGactgcccttatccagagataCTGACATGTACCTCATTTGAGCATTTCGCATATCCCAgaggggtcagagtgcaggagcAGCTATAATGCTGTagctctggagcagagagggttaagggccttgctcagttgcccagcagtgctggggcttgattcctgaacaacaacccagagccttaaccacttatgCTACCACCGCCCCATAGTAAGCCTTATTGTGGTACAGCATGTTCCTGTGACTTTTGGGGACCAACAACTGGATGACTGATTATCCTGTTTGTGTCCCAGTTCAGTATTAAAGGtctttaataattacaaaatgtggaaaagctaGCGGCGTCACAGCCTTCATTTAGGTCTCCTGATCACAGGAACCTGTTCAAATGCAAATCTAATCAAATTTTTATTAACGTGTGGTGATATATTCACAACTGTCCAGTGACAGattcttttttaaacatatatagaGAATTTACTTAGAAATAGAAAGATGTGGTATAACATGCATTTGTAAGTGGATAATAGTGCCCTTATGTCAGATATTCCGTGTGTATTAGAAATGTTGCGTTAcatatttctgtgtgtattgtcaggAACGTATTACTTAAAGATTTTTCCAGCGGGGAATCCgcaagaggatgaggagaggccAGGAGACCGTCTGCACTCTGAGGCAATTCTAGCGCCTGAGTCATCGAAATGAAAGCGGGGCCTCCTGGCATTTTTCCCTCTTTGTGGTCATTATGTTACTCAGATGCCATTAAAGAATGAGAAATCCACAGGCAAGCCATTTCGAATATAAACATTATTTCATGACTTCCAGACAGACATGTTCTTTTCATTACCTCTTTTCATTACCAGGGGGTTCCCGGGAtttgtgttttatattattttctgcGTTCTTGGGATTTTTCAGACCATGAGCCACTTCACCATCATTCAGTTTTTCTACAGAccagcagaaagaaagacagaaagaaagaaagaaagacaacttGTTGAGTCATGGTTACACATAGTCTTTTTGAAAACTTCCCCCACATgactgctctctctcacacattccaTACATACCATAATATCATTGGGAATCAAAGCGGGGGAAAACGGGTGGCCGAAAATGGAAATCGCCTCTTTAGTCCTTCATGTAGGTGGGCAAACATGAACTGGTGAAAGAAATACATCATACATCAGTGGTACAAGAAATCGCTCTGGAATGCTGACAGATGAGTAAAAGAGTCTCATTCAGTCAACCACAGTTCAAGTCTATTTATTAAGTCAatgtaaaatacatttctattatttttataatatatatatattatatatatatatatatatatatatatatatttacattcataatgtttggggaaaaaatgattcatgAATCTATTCCAAGTAGACAT encodes the following:
- the LOC131362823 gene encoding fMet-Leu-Phe receptor-like, whose product is MTSTDRFILLPDAEASSKNGKTTVDIEAVTAYITIVFYTITVLFGITGNAVVIWMTGFRLKASVTNVWLANLAVADLIFCLTRVTSLIKKLFYDYWPFGVFLCKFNGFFKYTNMFCSVFILAVISLDRAVCVWQPVFSRQRRTLCAARLISVGVWMVAVIFSAPYYVYRQVYTGKNNFSKCGVEVPESPEGDNRTKLALYSIRFLCGFLLPFLVILICYVLAGLGIQRTRILQKSRPLRILAGLVCAFFLCWGPYHFLLLAKMVDSKSQAVKVGLPIASGIAYINSCVNPILYFCMGLDKRRRFKQSLSRVYARALAEDFEGQTSQSKDTGSGTVEDGPVSGELQES